One stretch of Serinicoccus hydrothermalis DNA includes these proteins:
- a CDS encoding AEC family transporter, producing the protein MVAVLEGFSLIAAVVAVGWLLAHTGLFGRDEQRMLARLTFWVGSPALLFLIVSRADVQVIFSGFLVATVAAVAVCAAAYLVVARLVLHRRWADAVMGGMAASYVNANNLGIPIALYVLGDASWSAPVLLMQLLVLQPGWLAALDATRVGRVSWRRLVRSPLTNPLTIGTVLGLVVNLSGWTPPELLLAPVELVSGVAVPCMLIAFGLSLRLSPLPRRDALAEPVTVVLVKLVLMPLVAGLVAGPVLSLDRADVLAVVVMSALPTAQNVYVLSVAYGRGERIARDGVFLTTVLSLPVMLLVTAILG; encoded by the coding sequence GTGGTCGCCGTCCTGGAGGGGTTCTCGCTCATCGCCGCGGTCGTGGCCGTGGGGTGGCTGCTGGCGCACACCGGCCTCTTCGGCCGGGACGAGCAGCGGATGCTCGCCCGGCTCACCTTCTGGGTCGGCTCGCCCGCGCTGCTCTTCCTCATCGTCTCCCGCGCTGACGTGCAGGTGATCTTCTCCGGGTTCCTCGTCGCGACGGTGGCGGCGGTCGCGGTGTGCGCGGCGGCATACCTCGTGGTCGCCCGGCTCGTGCTGCACCGGCGGTGGGCGGACGCGGTCATGGGCGGGATGGCGGCGAGCTACGTCAACGCCAACAACCTCGGCATCCCCATCGCCCTCTACGTGCTCGGCGACGCCTCCTGGTCCGCGCCGGTGCTGCTCATGCAGCTGCTCGTGCTGCAGCCGGGCTGGCTGGCGGCGCTGGACGCGACCCGGGTGGGGAGGGTGTCGTGGCGGCGGCTGGTCCGCTCGCCGCTGACCAACCCGCTGACGATCGGGACGGTGCTCGGGCTCGTGGTCAACCTCTCCGGCTGGACGCCGCCGGAGCTGCTGCTCGCGCCGGTCGAGCTGGTCAGCGGGGTCGCCGTGCCCTGCATGCTCATCGCCTTCGGCCTGTCGCTGCGGCTCTCGCCGCTGCCGCGCCGGGACGCCCTCGCCGAGCCGGTGACGGTCGTGCTCGTCAAGCTCGTGCTCATGCCGCTGGTCGCCGGGCTGGTCGCAGGCCCGGTGCTGTCGCTGGACCGCGCGGACGTGCTCGCGGTGGTGGTCATGTCCGCGCTGCCGACGGCGCAGAACGTCTACGTGCTGTCCGTGGCCTACGGCCGCGGCGAGCGGATCGCCCGCGACGGCGTCTTCCTCACCACCGTGCTGTCGCTGCCGGTGATGCTGCTCGTGACCGCGATCCTGGGGTGA
- a CDS encoding DUF3046 domain-containing protein: protein MRLSEFWELVEQEFGSGYGAVVARTQVLGSLGGRTIEDALEQGERPRRVWEAVCRDMDVPPEHQHLPDVPPKD from the coding sequence ATGCGGTTGAGCGAGTTCTGGGAGCTGGTCGAGCAGGAGTTCGGCTCCGGCTACGGCGCCGTCGTCGCGCGCACGCAGGTGCTGGGGAGCCTGGGCGGGCGCACCATCGAGGACGCCCTGGAGCAGGGGGAGCGGCCGCGCCGGGTCTGGGAGGCGGTCTGCCGCGACATGGACGTCCCGCCCGAGCACCAGCACCTGCCGGACGTGCCGCCGAAGGACTGA